The genomic interval GTCACGAATACGCTGGCGGTAATGCTCTAACGTTTGTGGTGTTAACACACTATGACTTTCATCTTGAAGCTGAGCGCTAAAGTTTCGAGCAAATACGAGTGCCACTTCGGACATAGCATCGAACGCTGCCATTGGGTTTTCTGGCCCCGGCAAACTCATAAATAAACTGATCCCAGGAGTAGAAATAGCTTCCATATTATTAGGATCAAAAGTGCCGGGCTCCACGGCGTTCACGACGCTAAATTGGATCTTGCCTTGAGCGTTTGGCTCTTCAAAACGATGGAAAATATTCATCTCACCAAAACGCATATCGCAGGCCTTAAAAATGTGTTCTAGATCCAACCCTTGCAGCCAAGGTTCTGAATTCTTTAGTACGTGAATGACAAAGATTTCTTCTGCAGGAGGACGTTCACTTAAACGTTCGCCCACTTCCTCTCGTGGCGAGACCACATCATCAATGTATTCATCTAACAAGGCATCTTTTTCGGCACGAATTTCTTCTTCAGGTTGTTTGATAACGGCCTCATCACTTAAGGTTTGCTGAACAAACTCAGGTAAATGTAATTCTTGCTGTTGTGGTGCATCCGGTTCTACTTCTTCGCCCAACTCAATCGGATCCATTAACATTGGAACCGGTTCATCAGAGTTCAGGTCACGCTTAGGCTTTGCTGCTTGTTTTGCTGTTTGTGATTGTGCAGATAAAAGCTGTTCTTCTTGCGCTTTTTTGTTGTGCTTCAATTCTTGTACATGCTGTTTAAAAGATTGGGCAGCAGCCTTGGCTTTTTCCGTTAATAGAGAGCCTTCCGCTTTCACATTTAATGTCGCTTTTTTTGCTTTTTCGATTGTGCGCTTTTCTGCTGCAACTTTGTCAGCAGTAATAGTATCTGAATCCGCTTTTAGCCCAAGATCCAGATCATCTTCAGGCTCTTCTAAAACAGAGAAAGCGGGCTCTTGTTTTTCAGCACGCAACACATCATCCTCACTGGCAACCGCTGGTTCTGGTTTTACTTCAGTTGGCGATTCGTTAATTTCTGCATGCTGGAAATCAGGCTCTGGAGATTCCGGCTCGGCCATTTCTGGTTGAACGGCATCATCTTGCTGCGGGGCAAATTGCGGTGTCTCAGGTTCGCTAGAATCAGCTGCCGTTTGTAGATCGTCTTTAGACTGTTGATCTTGTGTGCGCAGCGTCTTCTTCAGATCAAAGTGATCCGTCAGCATTTCATCATCAATTTCTAAATGATCGAATTGCAGAGGCTCG from Bermanella marisrubri carries:
- the zipA gene encoding cell division protein ZipA yields the protein MDISLHSFILVVGLLVIIFIVIDGIKKMRQTKSTPLEEEWLDQDHDLPDDEPLQFDHLEIDDEMLTDHFDLKKTLRTQDQQSKDDLQTAADSSEPETPQFAPQQDDAVQPEMAEPESPEPDFQHAEINESPTEVKPEPAVASEDDVLRAEKQEPAFSVLEEPEDDLDLGLKADSDTITADKVAAEKRTIEKAKKATLNVKAEGSLLTEKAKAAAQSFKQHVQELKHNKKAQEEQLLSAQSQTAKQAAKPKRDLNSDEPVPMLMDPIELGEEVEPDAPQQQELHLPEFVQQTLSDEAVIKQPEEEIRAEKDALLDEYIDDVVSPREEVGERLSERPPAEEIFVIHVLKNSEPWLQGLDLEHIFKACDMRFGEMNIFHRFEEPNAQGKIQFSVVNAVEPGTFDPNNMEAISTPGISLFMSLPGPENPMAAFDAMSEVALVFARNFSAQLQDESHSVLTPQTLEHYRQRIRDYTRRTLKK